GCTCCGCAGCAACCGCATCGACCGGGCGACCGAACGACCGACCAGCAACGAGATCAGCAGAGCGACCAGCAGGACCGCGACGATCCCGCCGACGACCAGCAGGGTGGCCCGCAACTGCCCGTCGCTGGCATCGTCGGCCTGCCGCACGGCGTCGTCGAGCACACCCGCCTCAAACTGGCGCAGCAGCTCCTGCCGCTGCTGGCTGGCCCCCCACCACTGCTCCGACGGCAGCACCTCCGGCGCCTTGTCGCCGGCTGGCAGGCTGCGCTCCTCCAGCCGGGTGGCGACCACGAACATCGGGGCCACCGACGTCTCGTCGTACCGGCGGATCTGGTCGGACGTCGCGGCCACCCGGAACGCGCCGAGCGCGGTCAGCTGCTGGGCGCGCAGATCGGTGAGGAGCACCCGGTCCTCGGTGCCGTACCCGCCGGCGCGGGCGGCGGCGTAGAGCTGGGCCCGCACCCGGGAGGAGAGCTCCTTGACCCGGGCCAGTTGGACGTAGCGCAGCACCGCGTCGTTCAACGCCGGCTGGTCCTGACCAGGGGTCGGCTCGGCGAGCAGGTCGATCAGCGCGCCGATGGCCCGGTGGTAGTTGCTCAGGATGGTCTCGCTGCTGAGCACCGCCGGTGGGATGGCGGGACGGATGTCGACCACCTGGTCGTACGCCTCCAGCGCCTCGGAGAAGGCCACCCGCCAGGACGCGTCGGCGTCGGCCAGCGGCTCGGCGGCCCGGCGCAGGTCCGCGACAGCCCGGTCGGTGGCGGTCTGCAACGGCTTCAGGTCGGTCGCCGTGGTCTCCCGCTCGCCGCCCCTGCGCAGCTCGCCCAACTCACCCGCCGAACGGTCGCGCTCCTGCTGGAGCTGGTGCACGGCGGCGGTGATCTGTCGGCCGATGCCGACCTGGCTGGAGAAGTCGTTCAACACCGTCGTCCGCCCCACCAGCGCGCTGGTCTGCACACCGGCGAGCAGCAGGAACGCCATCGAGGGCACCACCAGCACGGTGGCGAGCTTGGTGCTCATCCGCCAGTCCCGCAGGCGGAACGGCGAGCGCCGCCGGTGCGGCACCACTCGGACGTCGAAGCGTCGCCGGCGATGGTTCGACACCGCGCCGTTCGCCGGCTCGGGACCTACCGCCACCCTGCCTCCTCCGTCCTACCGCGTCCACCGCGGTCCGGGGAGCGCCGTCCATCCAACCAGGCTCGGGAGCGCTGTCAACGGCCCGGGCAACGCGGAGGTTCAGGAAGGATACTGCGGGTGGGACCGTCCTGCCGTGGTCGGCAGGACCAGCTCGTCCGTCCGGCCGATGTCGGCGAGGCCGATCGCGTCACCGAACCGGCCAAGTGCCACCAGTGCCGCGCCGGTGGCGCCGATCTCCGGGTTGCGTTGGTGCGACACCGGCCGCGGTGCGAGCGCGGCGGCGAAGGCCTGCCGCCACCACACCGACGCTGCCACGGCACCCCCACCCAGCACCACACCGACCGGTTTGTCGATGGTGGACTCCAGCACGGCGAGATCCTCTGTGACCAGGTCACACAGCCCCTGCATCAGCCCGGCCAGGATGTCCACCGAGGTGGTGCTGAAGCTGAGGCCACGCAGTTCGCCGCTGCCCGCCGGCGCCAGGCCGGGCGCCCGGTCGCCACCGAAGCGGGGGTCGGCCGGTCGGCCACCGCCCGTCGGCACCAGCGCCAACGCCGCGTCCAGCTCCGCGCCCCGGGGCAACCGCAGCTCCCGGTCCGCCCAGGCGAACAGGTTGCCTCCGCAGGCGTACGCCGCGCCGGTCACCACGTGGTCGTGGTCGACCCGGTAACGCCACAGCCGTTCGGGGAGCCGGGGCATCGGCTCGCCGGCCGGGATCCGCTGCATCAGCCGTACGGCCGCGGAGGTGCCCACTGTGACGGCGGCCCGGCTCGGGTCGACGCAGCCCGAACCGACGTTCGACGCGCCGCCGTCGCCGACCGGCGGTGACCACCGGGCCTGCGCCAGCTGCGGCCAACGGCCGGCCAGGTCGGCCCGCAGCCGGCCGTGCCAGTTCAGCTCCCCGAGGGGCGGCAGGTCCTGCGGTCGCGCCCCGGCCAGCGTCAGCGCCTCCTCGTCCCAGCGCAGGGTGCGCAGGTCCAGCAGGCCGGTCCCGGAGGCCTGGGAGATCGACATGGGCGCCGAGTCGAGCAGCTCGCCCAGCACGTACTCGGGCAGACCGACGAACCGGGCGATCGGGCTGCCGGACTGCTCCCGCAACCAGGGCAACCGCATCGACCAGTACGAGCGGTGCCACCAGCAGCCGGTGCGTTGGTGGAAGCCGTCCGGGTCGGCCGGCCCCGCCGTGCCGCCGACCGGCGCGGGCCGGGTGTCCAGCCAGGTGACCACCGGGCCCATCGGGGCACCGGCTCGGTCCAGCGGGAGCACCGAGTGCCACTGCGCGGAGACCGCCACCAGACCGACGTCGTGCAGGTGCCCCGCGTCGGCCAACTCGTCCAGGCACTCGACCAGGGAGGCGAGATAGTCGGGACCGGACAGCGTGCCGGTGCCGTCGTCGCCGATGGCGAGGTCGACCTTGCGCCGGGCCAGGGCACCGGGCAGCGGCTGGGTGTCCCCGTCCAGCACCAACCCCCGGACGGAGGAGGTACCCAGATCGAGCGCGAGAATGTTCATCGCCGGTCAAGTTACCCGGTGCGAACAGGGCAACGGGCGCGTAGGGTGGATCACATGTTCGCGCATCTGACCAGTTGGTGGCCCGCCGACCCGGCGGCCACCCTCCGCGCGTAGCTTCATCCACGCGGCCGCCCTCCAGGCGGCCGCCGGATCTCCCGGCCGGATGGCTGCCTCAACGGCGGCGCCCAGCCCGACGGAGACCCCGATGACCCACCTGACCGACCTGATCGCCGCCATCGCCAGCGGTGTCGACCCTGGTCCCTTCGCCCTGCTACGCCGTGAGGGCGCGGGCGAGCTGGAGCTGTTCACCGGCCCGGTCGACACTGTCGAACGGCTCGCGGACATCCCGCTGACGCCGGGCGCACCCGGTGCGCAGACGCTGGCCCTGGTGCCGTTCCGGCAGATCTCCGAACGCGGCTTCGCCTGCGTCGACGACGGCGCCCCGCTGGAATGCCTGCAGGTCCGCGACCATCGACGGATCGCCCTGGCCGACGCCCTGGCAATCCTGCCCGACGAGCAGGTCCGCACGATCGACGCGGCCTTCGACATCACCGACGAGGAGTACGCACGGACCGTGCACCGGGTGCTCGCCGAGGAGATCGGCCGCGGCGAGGGCGCCAACTTCGTCATCCACCGCACCATGCACGCCACAGTGCAGGGCCCACCGCTGATGGCGGCGCTGGCCGCGCTGCGCCGGTTGCTGGTCGCCGAGCGCGGCGCGTACTGGACGTTCGTGGTGCACACCGGCACCCGGACGATGGTCGGCGCGAGCCCGGAACGACACGTCAGCGTCGACGACGGCCTGGTCATGATGAACCCGATCAGCGGCACCTTCCGGCGCGCGGGTGACACCCCGGACCGGGAGGCGCTGCTGCGGTTCCTCGACGACCCGAAGGAGGTCGAGGAGCTGTACATGGTGCTCGACGAGGAGCTGAAGATGATGGCCACCGTCGCCGAGCACGGCGGCCAGGTGATCGGCCCGTACCTGAAGGAGATGTCACACCTGGCGCACACCGAATACCTGCTCGCCGGGCGGGGCACCCGGGACGTGCGGGAGGTGCTGCGCGAGACGATGTTCGCCCCCACCGTGACGGGCAGCCCGATGGAGAACGCCTGCCGGGTGATCGCCCGACACGAGCGCCGGGGCCGCGGTTACTACTCCGGCGTGCTGGCCCTGCTCGGCCACGACGAGGCCGGCCGACAGACGCTCGACGCCCCGATCCTGATCCGCACCGCGGAGATCTCCCCCACCGGCCGGCTGCGGGTCCCGGTGGGTGCCACCCTGGTCCGGCACTCGACGGCGGCCGGTGAGGTGGCCGAGACGCACGCCAAGGCCGCCGGTGTGCTGGCTGCTCTCGGCCTCGGGCCGGCGGCGCCCGACCGTGGGAGCGAGCCGGTCGCGCGGCTGGCCGACGACCCCGCGGTACGCGACGCGCTGGCCATGCGCAACGCACCGCTGGCGCGGTTCTGGTTGGACCAGCGGGCACCGGACGCACCCGGGCTGCCCGGGTTGGTGGGCCGTCAGGCGTTGATCGTGGACGCCGAGGACACCTTCACCGGCATGCTGGCCCACCAGCTGGGCGCGTTGGGTCTCGCGGTGACCACCCGACCGTGGCACGCGAGCGGCTCGGTCGACGGGTACGACCTGGTGGTGGCCGGTCCCGGGCCGGGTGACCCGGGCAGCACCGACGAGCCGAAGATGGTGGCGCTGCGGGAGCTGCTGGGCGGGCTGCTGGCGACCGGCCGACCCACCCTCGCCGTCTGCCTCGGCCACCAGGTGCTGGCCGGTCAGTTGGGGCTGCCGCTGCACCGCAGGGACGCGCCCTACCAGGGGTTGCAGCGGGAGGTGCCGCTGTTCGGCACAACCCGGCGGGTGGGGTTCTACTCGACGTTCACCGCCCGCGCGGAGGCGGACCGGCTGGACACGGCGTACGGGCCGGTGGAGTTGGCCCGGGATCCGGGTGACGGGGCCGTGCACGCCCTCCGGGGACGTGGCTTCGCCGGGGTGCAGTTTCACCCCGAGTCGGTGCTCAGCCCGGACGGGCTCGCCGTGCTGACCGAGTTGCTGACCGACCTGCTGCCGGCACCGCGCGCCGACGAGCTGTCCACCACCGGCGGGCGCGCATAGTCGCTCCGCCGGAGGGTAGGGCTGGAACGACCGGTGGCACGGACGGGCCGAGAGCCAGCCCCCGCCCGCGCCACCGGTCGTTTCCGCCGTCAGCCGGCCATGCCCGCCTTCAGCGCGGTGCCCAGCAGCACCGCACGCCGCGCGGTCAGCGCACAGGCGCCGAGTGCCACGGCGTCCGGGGCGATCTCCCCGTTGTTGCTCGTGTGCGAGGCGCCGTACGGGTTGCCGGCGATGAACTGGCTGGTGTCGGTGTAGCCGGGGGTGACCACCACACCGCCCCAGTGGTAGAAGACGTTGAAGAGCGAGGTCAGCGTGGTCTCCTGCCCGCCGTGCGAGGTCGCCGTGGAGGTGAAGGCGGAGTAGACCTTGTTGGCCAGCGCTCCCTGCGCCCACAGCGGGCCGGTGGTGTCGATGAACTGCTTGAGCTGGGCCGCGACCATGCCGTACCGGGTGGGCGCCCCCATGATCACCACGTCGGCCCAGGACAGGTCGTCGACCATCGCCTCGGGCACGTCCTGGGTCTCCAGACGGTGCGCCTGCCAGCCGGAGTTGGAGCGGATCGCCTCGTCCGGCGCCAACTCACGCACCTTGCGCAGGCGCACCTCGGCGCCGGCCTCCCCGGCGGCCTCGCAGGCCGCCTGAGCCATCTGGTACGTGATGCCGGTGGCGCTGTAGTAGATCACCGCTACCTTGGTCTGGGCAGCCATCAGATGTTCCCCTATCTCGTCTCGGGTCAGCTCTCGCGACTACCCGTCGCGCGCGATCTCTAACGGCGGCGCCCGGACGATCCCACCCACCGATCGGCGGGGCTCAATTTTTCCGCAACTTCCCGGTGGTTTTCGCCCTGCGCCCCGCATAGACGACGATCCTGATGCCATCGGTGCCGGCGGGAACCAGCCGCCGCCCTGCACCGGGCACCTGAACGGGGGATCGCGCTCCGCCACCAACGACGCTGGCGTAGCGCGATCAGGGGCCGTCCAGCGTGCTCACACCGGGTGGCGGACGCGCTCAGTGGACCAGGGCCGCCATCAGCCGGTCCAGCTCGGCCGCCGGGTCAGCGGTGAGCCCGGTGTGCACCGGCCCGGTCTGGATCATCGTGCTGCGCGGAGCCGCCAGCCAGTGGAACCGCTCGCCGAGTCGCATCCGGGTCGCCGGCCCGTCGCCGGCGCACGTCCGGTTCAGGGAGTCGAGCACCGCGGCCACCGCCGGCAGGTCCACGTCGGGTGCCAGTGCGCGGACCCGGTCGGCGTCGAGGTGCGTGCGCGCCGCCAGGAAGTCACGTTGCTGGCAGTAGAGCAACACCCCGACGTTGATCTGCTCGCCGCGCTCGATGCGGGGCACCAGCCGGATCAGCGCGTACTCGAAGGGATGCCTCATGCCGCGCTCCCCTGCGGCAGCCAGTCGGCCCTGCGGGCGACCCGGCGGGACAGGTGCTCCAGGTACGCGGCCCGCGCGGCGTCGGCCGTCTCGAAATCGGCAGCGGTCAGCCAGTCCGCCGGCACCAGGGCGAGCACTTCGGTGAGCAGCTCCGGGGTGACCCGGGGGGCCAGCTCGGCGTCGGCCTCGGCCAACAGTGACGCGTACGGGGCGAGCACGTGATCCTCAGCTCGGTAGGCCCGGTGCACTGCCGCCTGGGCCCGGGGCCAGTTGTGGTGGAAGTACAGCGAGGCCCCGTGGTCGATCAACCACAGCTCGCGGTGCCAGACCAGCAGGTTCGGGTTACGCCAACTCCGGTCGACGTTCTCCACGTACGCGTCGAACCAGAGCACCCGGGAGGCCAGCGCCGCGTCGACGGGATGCGCCATCGGGTCGAAGCCGAGCGCCCCGGGGAGGAAGTCCATCCCCAGGTTGGCGCCGCCGCTGTTGCGCAGCAGCTCCTGCACCTCCTGGTCGGGCTCGGCCCGCCCGATGACCGGGTCGATGTCGAGCACCACCAGCGGGGGCACCCGCAGCTCCAGGCGGCGGGCCAACTCACCGCAGATAACCTCGGCGATCAGCGCCTTGGGCCCCTGGCCGGCGCCTCGGAACTTCGCCACGTACGTGCCCAGGTCGTCGGCCTCCACGACGCCAGGCAGCGACCCACCCTCGCGCAGCGGGGTGACGTAGCGGATCGCGGTGACCTGGCGGAGCACGACGCCCACCCTACTGGGACCGGTTGCCCGGCCCGCACCGGTGAGCGCGATACCTCTGAGTCATAAAAATGCCTCACAGTCATCACGCTCACCGGTGCGTGCCCGCCGAAGCGGGTGGGTCAGTCGAGCTTGTCGCGTAGGTCGTCGACCTGCTGTTGGAGGCGGTCCACCGCGCTGTCGTTGTTGACGAAGGTGGTGATGCCCGCGGCGAGGCCCAGGCCGATCAGGACGGCCAGGATGCTCAACACGAGGCCGCCGATGGCCACGCCCCGGCCGGTCACCCCGGGCCGGCGGGCCATCTTCAGCCCGACGATGCCGAGGATGATGCCGATGATGCCGAGCACCAGCCCGATCCAGGCGAGGATGGCGGTCAGCACGCTGAGCAGGCCGGCCACCCCGAAGACCAGCGCGAAGGTGGCGGCCGCGCTGGTCTTGGCGGCGGTGGTGGACGCCCGGTGGGTCCGCGACCCGGCCGGTTCGCTTGCGGCAGTCATGGGACTCCCTTCCGTACGCGCGGCGCGCGCACTTCCGGGTGACCGCCTTCCCACTGCCTGGGCCGTTATGCCACACCCTTGGGTGGTGCTTCCGGCGGGGTGTCGGAGCGGGGAAATCGCCGTTTGAGCCGGGTCTTGGCCAGTACGGCATCGACGGCGGCGTCGAGAGATTCCTGCGGTGCCGTCACGCGCAGCCGCTCGAACAGCTCGGCTGGCGGATTCAACCGCACGTCGGAAAGATACCCGTACTCGTCGATGACCTCCCCGTCACCGCACTCGGCCAGAGCGATCGTCGCAGCAATGGCCAGCACCTGCGAGGCTGGATCCCGCTGTGAGCTCACCCAGACGAACAAGCCGGACTCAGGATCCTCGCTGCCTGGGAGAAACAGGTCAGCGCTGATCAGGGCCCCCGCCTCGCACTCGGGCAACTCGAAGAACATGTCGAGGTCGTCGTTCAATTCGTCGGCGAGAGGATCGAGTCGCTCATCGAGCTTCGCGTCCGACGCTGGCACGCCTGTGCCGCCACGCCGCCGCGCGACCGTGGCAGCGGCAGCCTGCACCTGAACCGGAGAGCCCGACTGGCCGAGGATCTCGGCCAGTCGGACGCCCGTGTGCGCGAGAGCCTCCCGCAAGGTGAAGGAACGATTCACTCTGCAGTGCCACTCGATTGCCACTGCCGAACCCTAGCTGCAGACACCGGCCAAGCAGCGAATCCAACCAGTCTTCGTCTTGATGTGGATCTCCTTCACGACACCCTGCCGCGAGATGGCTTCGATCGGCCCCCCTCTGGCGAAGTCCAACAACTTCGCGTGGTCCATGTTCTCGGCGCGAATGTAGAGGAGCGCATTGCTGTAGGACGCGTTCTTGAGCTGCTGCTCGGCCTTTGTGGCGTGACGCAGGACCCCGCTTCCACTGGTACCTGTGTACTCCTTCAAACTGGTTGGCACGCCGTCCAGCCAGCCGTCGATGCCCGGGGTGTCTTTTTGCGGCTGGCCGACGAACTCTTTTCCGCCGAGGTGGTCACCGATTTCGTGGGACTGCGCGATCTCGACGTCGTTCATGTGCTCGGTCTTGGTTACCTTGCACGCGCTGGTGTTGTGCACCAGCACCGAGACGTCCGCCGGCGCGACGTAGTAGGTGTGCAGCCCGTCCACCGTCAGGTTGTGGACCTGCGTCACCTCCGTGTGGCGGCTGACCTTGGCGATTTGAACGGCCGTGCCCGCCGAGGTCCGCAACCACTGACCGGGCAGCAGAGCCGCGGCCTGCACCCACTCGTTCAGCTCCGGCACCCAGAACGGGTGGTTGTCCGTGGCCGTCACCGTCGTCTCGGCCGAGCCGGCCGGGCCGTCGGCATCGATGGTGACCTCGACGAGGTTCTTCTCGCCCGTGCTGTGGATCGTCCGGGTCACCTGGCGACCCTCGGTGACGGAGTTGACCGGGTCCGTGGCCAGCACCTCGTCGCCGATGTTCAGCTTGTCGATCGCGCGGGTGGATCCGTCGGCCATCAGCACCGGCGTCCCCGGGAGGAAACTACTGGCCTTCTTGCAGCCCTTGCTCCCGAACTTGTACAGCTCCCGCAGAAGGTCTGTGCCACGTTTGCCGCCGGCGATCCAACCTGCGACCGGGATCATCGCGGCCAGTGACAGCAGTGCCCCTTCGGTGTCGCCGTCCAGATAGGCGATAAGGGCGTCGACGGCGTCGCACGGTTCACCCACCACCGGGATGAAGCCACAGATGGTGAGCAGAATCTGCCCGACCAGCTTGCCCTCTGCGGCGTCCTTGCGGTCGTAGTACTCGACGACACCATCACAGAGAGGGCCGTGGCCCCACGCCTGGGTGCACCAGTTGTCACCACGTTCGATCGCGCCGAGGAGCGGGTTGGAGCAGATTCGCTCCAAGTGCATGTACAGATTGCACTCGACGCTGCCCGGGTCGGGTGTGCCGGCGGCACGCCGCGCCTCGGCCTCCTGACGTTGCAGGGTGATCGCCGCCTGGAGCGCCTCGGTGGCGTACTGCCGCGCCTCCGCCGCGCTCTTGCCGGCCTCCTCGGCCGACGCCTTCGCCCGCGCCGCCGACTGCTGAGCGTCGGCCGCGTAGTTGGCCGCCCTGGACGCCGAGGTCGTCGCCGCCTGCGCGGATCTCTCCGCCGCCTGCGCGTCGGCCCGCGCGCTCGCGGCCGCATTCTTGGCCGTCTGCGCCGACGCGGCCGCGTCCACCGCGGACTGTTGGGCCGCCACCGCCGACTGCTGGGCCTGCGCAGCGTAGGTCGCTGCCTGCTCAGCCGAGATGGCGGCCTGCTGCGCGTACCCTTCCGCCTCAGCGGCGGCGGATCGGGCCCGTGCCGCCGCTTCCGCCGCGCGGGCAGCATCGACCCGGGCGAGAGCGGCGCTGCGCCCCGCGTCCGCAATCATCGCCTTGATCTTGGCGACGTGCGCTGTCGTCTCCTGATCCCGCTGTCGGGCCTGGTGCTGCCCGGCAGTGAGGAAATGCCGCAGAGCCGACCGTGGACCGGCGAGCGCGATCGTGGCTGCCGCCTTGGTCTCGGGGCCGCCAGCACTCATCACCTGGGCGACCCGGATGCGGTCGTCCTGCTCAGCCGCCGTGTAACGGCCAACCCTGAGGAATTCGTGCCGATCCTGGTCGGTGCCGTTCAGAGCTGCCTGCGCCGCCGTCTTCGTGGTGGGTCCACCGGCAGTGATCAGCTGACCGATGAGAATTCG
This portion of the Micromonospora zamorensis genome encodes:
- a CDS encoding FGGY family carbohydrate kinase codes for the protein MNILALDLGTSSVRGLVLDGDTQPLPGALARRKVDLAIGDDGTGTLSGPDYLASLVECLDELADAGHLHDVGLVAVSAQWHSVLPLDRAGAPMGPVVTWLDTRPAPVGGTAGPADPDGFHQRTGCWWHRSYWSMRLPWLREQSGSPIARFVGLPEYVLGELLDSAPMSISQASGTGLLDLRTLRWDEEALTLAGARPQDLPPLGELNWHGRLRADLAGRWPQLAQARWSPPVGDGGASNVGSGCVDPSRAAVTVGTSAAVRLMQRIPAGEPMPRLPERLWRYRVDHDHVVTGAAYACGGNLFAWADRELRLPRGAELDAALALVPTGGGRPADPRFGGDRAPGLAPAGSGELRGLSFSTTSVDILAGLMQGLCDLVTEDLAVLESTIDKPVGVVLGGGAVAASVWWRQAFAAALAPRPVSHQRNPEIGATGAALVALGRFGDAIGLADIGRTDELVLPTTAGRSHPQYPS
- a CDS encoding anthranilate synthase family protein: MTHLTDLIAAIASGVDPGPFALLRREGAGELELFTGPVDTVERLADIPLTPGAPGAQTLALVPFRQISERGFACVDDGAPLECLQVRDHRRIALADALAILPDEQVRTIDAAFDITDEEYARTVHRVLAEEIGRGEGANFVIHRTMHATVQGPPLMAALAALRRLLVAERGAYWTFVVHTGTRTMVGASPERHVSVDDGLVMMNPISGTFRRAGDTPDREALLRFLDDPKEVEELYMVLDEELKMMATVAEHGGQVIGPYLKEMSHLAHTEYLLAGRGTRDVREVLRETMFAPTVTGSPMENACRVIARHERRGRGYYSGVLALLGHDEAGRQTLDAPILIRTAEISPTGRLRVPVGATLVRHSTAAGEVAETHAKAAGVLAALGLGPAAPDRGSEPVARLADDPAVRDALAMRNAPLARFWLDQRAPDAPGLPGLVGRQALIVDAEDTFTGMLAHQLGALGLAVTTRPWHASGSVDGYDLVVAGPGPGDPGSTDEPKMVALRELLGGLLATGRPTLAVCLGHQVLAGQLGLPLHRRDAPYQGLQREVPLFGTTRRVGFYSTFTARAEADRLDTAYGPVELARDPGDGAVHALRGRGFAGVQFHPESVLSPDGLAVLTELLTDLLPAPRADELSTTGGRA
- the wrbA gene encoding NAD(P)H:quinone oxidoreductase — translated: MAAQTKVAVIYYSATGITYQMAQAACEAAGEAGAEVRLRKVRELAPDEAIRSNSGWQAHRLETQDVPEAMVDDLSWADVVIMGAPTRYGMVAAQLKQFIDTTGPLWAQGALANKVYSAFTSTATSHGGQETTLTSLFNVFYHWGGVVVTPGYTDTSQFIAGNPYGASHTSNNGEIAPDAVALGACALTARRAVLLGTALKAGMAG
- a CDS encoding DUF3037 domain-containing protein produces the protein MRHPFEYALIRLVPRIERGEQINVGVLLYCQQRDFLAARTHLDADRVRALAPDVDLPAVAAVLDSLNRTCAGDGPATRMRLGERFHWLAAPRSTMIQTGPVHTGLTADPAAELDRLMAALVH
- a CDS encoding HipA family kinase; the encoded protein is MLRQVTAIRYVTPLREGGSLPGVVEADDLGTYVAKFRGAGQGPKALIAEVICGELARRLELRVPPLVVLDIDPVIGRAEPDQEVQELLRNSGGANLGMDFLPGALGFDPMAHPVDAALASRVLWFDAYVENVDRSWRNPNLLVWHRELWLIDHGASLYFHHNWPRAQAAVHRAYRAEDHVLAPYASLLAEADAELAPRVTPELLTEVLALVPADWLTAADFETADAARAAYLEHLSRRVARRADWLPQGSAA